The DNA sequence AACACCTTGTCTTTATTGGCTATACTCCATACTATGCATAGAACTGGAGGATATGCGTATCCAAAAGAAAAAAGCGACAAAGTCGCTTTGATAAAAGGATATTTCGTACATCCGTTCCTTGTTAGAACAGCTTGATTCACCTTTATGTGGTCTTACCCTCTTAATTCCTTAATTGCTTCAGCACGGTCAGACCGGTTATAAATTGCTGAACCTGCTACCAAGACATTCGCACCTGCTTCAATACATCGCTTCGCTGTTTCTTTATTAACTCCGCCGTCCACTTCAATATCAATATCTAATCCTTTTGACTTGGCCATCTCAGATACGGCATGTATCTTTGGTAGGACTCCTTCAATAAAACGTTGTCCACCAAATCCGGGATTGACCGTCATTAGTAGTACTAAATCAACATCATTAATTACATGTTGTATCGTATCAACTGGAGTTGCTGGATTGAGAACAACACCTGCTTTTACTCCGTGGTCTCGAATTAATTGAATGGTTCGATGTAAGTGTGGACAAGCTTCCACGTGGACAGATATGATATCAGCTCCTGCTTGAGCAAATGACTTAATATATTGGTCTGGGTTTTCAATCATTAAATGCACATCTAAT is a window from the Bacillus alkalicellulosilyticus genome containing:
- the rpe gene encoding ribulose-phosphate 3-epimerase, producing MIKIAPSILSANFATLAKDIQEVADGGADYIHVDVMDGHFVPNITIGPLVVEAIRPVTELPLDVHLMIENPDQYIKSFAQAGADIISVHVEACPHLHRTIQLIRDHGVKAGVVLNPATPVDTIQHVINDVDLVLLMTVNPGFGGQRFIEGVLPKIHAVSEMAKSKGLDIDIEVDGGVNKETAKRCIEAGANVLVAGSAIYNRSDRAEAIKELRG